The Stappia sp. genome window below encodes:
- a CDS encoding cation-translocating P-type ATPase, which yields MTRIGDTQAVAARQGHGCRADEAPAEDTAKAPSLARDREEGAFARDRETAEAGCCASRAPGCGDVPPASRATGDGRSFRVTGLDCAEEVAILNRVLGPEIGGDEHLAFDVINGRMTVLDSARPISDARIAQLVAGTGMRAKPWDAESAEADHAAHLTRQIRFTAASGVFWLTAIVYHVIETGGAGALSLFAGHGDTPMPLAEVALFLAAIVFGAWLVAPKALSSARRLSPDMNLLMMVAVTGAVVLGEYFEAATVAFLFALSLTLESWSVGRARNAVAALLDLAPPTARVIREDGSEADVPASEVVAGMRFVVRGGDRIALDGEVVSGIGAVDQAPITGESAPQPKEPGDPVYAGTINGDGTLVVRASRAAEDTVLARIIRMVGDAHARRAPVEQWVAKFARIYTPAVLALAVLIALVPPLLFAGAWESWIYNALVLLVIACPCALVISTPVSIVAALASSARQGVLIKGGAYVEAPGHTTALALDKTGTLTFGTPEVARIHPLKGASEETVLAAAAALERRSSHPLARAILAAAEARGLSESIAEDTRSLPGRGIEGVLEGKPVWLGSDRLAREKGFGDAVPADLRAHIEDAGNTLVAVGDADRLIGLLELRDRIRPEAKAIVGALHRQGVATIVMLTGDNERTARTVAAEVGIDEVRADLLPEDKVAAIEDLVARHAMVAMVGDGVNDAPAMARAHYGIAMGAVGSDAAIETADIALMTDDIARLPWLIGHSRRTMGVIRQNIALSLATKAFFVGLTAFGLASLWGAIAADVGVSLLVVANALRLLRGRDVPAPQVA from the coding sequence ATGACCCGTATCGGGGACACGCAAGCCGTCGCGGCGCGGCAGGGGCACGGATGCCGTGCCGACGAAGCCCCCGCCGAGGACACGGCGAAGGCTCCTTCCCTTGCGCGCGACCGCGAAGAGGGGGCCTTCGCGCGCGACCGCGAGACGGCGGAGGCAGGCTGCTGTGCCTCCCGGGCGCCGGGCTGCGGCGATGTGCCGCCGGCCTCGCGCGCCACCGGAGACGGCCGCAGCTTCCGGGTGACCGGTCTCGACTGCGCGGAGGAGGTCGCCATCCTCAACCGCGTGCTCGGGCCGGAGATCGGCGGTGACGAACACCTCGCCTTCGACGTGATCAACGGTCGCATGACCGTGCTCGACAGCGCGCGTCCCATTTCGGACGCGCGGATCGCGCAACTCGTCGCGGGCACGGGCATGCGCGCGAAACCCTGGGATGCCGAAAGTGCGGAGGCCGACCACGCGGCGCATCTGACCCGTCAGATCCGCTTCACGGCAGCGAGCGGGGTCTTCTGGCTCACGGCAATCGTCTATCACGTGATCGAGACGGGCGGGGCGGGCGCCCTGTCGCTCTTCGCCGGGCATGGCGACACGCCGATGCCACTGGCCGAGGTGGCGCTGTTCCTCGCGGCCATCGTCTTCGGCGCCTGGCTCGTCGCGCCCAAGGCGCTGTCGTCGGCCCGCCGTCTGTCGCCGGACATGAACCTTTTGATGATGGTGGCGGTGACGGGCGCGGTCGTGCTCGGCGAATATTTCGAGGCGGCGACCGTGGCCTTTCTCTTCGCGCTGTCGCTGACGCTGGAAAGCTGGAGCGTGGGGCGGGCGCGCAACGCGGTCGCGGCCCTGCTCGATCTCGCGCCGCCGACGGCGCGGGTGATCCGCGAGGACGGCAGCGAGGCGGATGTGCCCGCGTCCGAGGTCGTGGCGGGCATGCGGTTCGTGGTGCGCGGCGGCGACCGGATCGCGCTCGACGGCGAGGTGGTGTCGGGCATCGGCGCGGTGGATCAGGCGCCGATCACCGGCGAAAGCGCACCGCAGCCAAAGGAGCCGGGCGATCCGGTCTACGCCGGCACGATCAACGGCGACGGCACGCTGGTGGTGCGCGCCAGCCGGGCGGCCGAGGACACGGTGCTCGCCCGCATCATCCGCATGGTGGGCGACGCCCATGCGCGCCGCGCGCCGGTGGAGCAATGGGTGGCGAAGTTCGCGCGGATCTACACCCCGGCGGTGCTGGCGCTTGCCGTTCTCATCGCGCTGGTGCCGCCGCTGCTGTTCGCGGGCGCGTGGGAGAGCTGGATCTACAACGCGCTGGTGCTTCTGGTGATCGCCTGTCCCTGTGCGCTGGTCATCTCGACGCCGGTCTCCATCGTCGCGGCGCTCGCCTCCTCTGCGCGCCAGGGCGTGCTGATCAAGGGCGGCGCCTATGTCGAGGCCCCCGGCCACACAACGGCGCTGGCGCTGGACAAGACCGGCACGCTGACCTTCGGCACGCCGGAAGTCGCGCGCATCCATCCGCTTAAGGGCGCGTCGGAAGAAACGGTGCTGGCCGCAGCGGCCGCGCTGGAGCGCCGCTCGTCGCATCCGCTGGCGCGCGCGATTCTCGCCGCCGCCGAGGCGCGGGGCCTTTCGGAGAGCATTGCCGAGGACACCCGCAGCCTGCCGGGGCGCGGCATCGAGGGCGTGCTCGAGGGCAAGCCGGTGTGGCTCGGCTCCGACCGGCTGGCGCGGGAGAAGGGATTTGGCGATGCGGTTCCCGCCGACCTGCGCGCCCACATCGAGGACGCGGGCAACACGCTGGTCGCCGTGGGCGACGCGGACCGGCTCATCGGTCTTCTCGAGCTGCGCGACCGCATTCGGCCGGAGGCGAAGGCCATCGTGGGCGCTCTGCATCGTCAGGGGGTTGCGACCATCGTGATGCTGACCGGCGACAATGAACGCACCGCCCGGACGGTCGCCGCCGAGGTCGGCATCGACGAGGTGCGCGCCGATCTGTTGCCGGAGGACAAGGTGGCGGCCATCGAGGATCTGGTCGCCCGTCATGCCATGGTGGCGATGGTCGGCGACGGGGTGAACGATGCCCCGGCCATGGCGCGGGCCCATTATGGCATCGCGATGGGGGCGGTCGGCTCCGATGCCGCGATCGAGACCGCCGACATCGCCCTGATGACCGACGACATCGCCCGGCTTCCGTGGCTGATCGGCCATTCGCGGCGCACGATGGGCGTCATCCGGCAGAACATCGCGCTGTCGCTCGCCACGAAGGCGTTCTTCGTGGGGCTGACCGCCTTCGGGCTTGCCTCGCTCTGGGGGGCGATCGCCGCCGATGTCGGCGTCTCGCTGCTGGTCGTGGCCAATGCCCTGCGCCTGTTGCGCGGCCGCGACGTGCCCGCGCCGCAGGTCGCATGA